A genomic segment from Sulfitobacter mediterraneus encodes:
- a CDS encoding CvpA family protein has protein sequence MEGFTIIDGVVALVIVLSALLAYGRGLVRESMAIVGWVAAAVLAFLFAPRVEPLVREIPVVGEFLADSCELSIIGAFAIVFAIALIVVSLFTPLFSSLVQRSVLGGLDQGLGFVFGVARGILLVAIAFFVYDTVITGQQYTIVDESRSAAVFGQFTGQIEEQNPEEAMGWITSRYEALVGNCGQ, from the coding sequence ATGGAAGGTTTTACCATTATTGATGGCGTGGTGGCATTGGTCATCGTGTTGTCCGCCCTGTTGGCCTATGGCCGTGGGCTGGTGCGAGAGAGCATGGCAATTGTGGGCTGGGTGGCGGCGGCTGTTCTGGCGTTTCTGTTTGCGCCTCGGGTCGAACCATTGGTGCGCGAAATTCCGGTTGTCGGTGAATTTCTGGCGGACAGTTGTGAATTGTCGATCATTGGCGCCTTTGCCATTGTCTTTGCCATTGCGCTGATCGTTGTGTCGCTCTTCACACCGCTGTTCTCATCGCTGGTGCAACGCTCGGTGCTGGGTGGATTGGATCAGGGGCTTGGTTTTGTCTTTGGCGTGGCACGGGGCATCTTGTTGGTTGCGATTGCCTTTTTTGTCTACGACACCGTGATCACTGGCCAGCAATACACCATTGTGGACGAAAGCCGTTCTGCCGCTGTGTTTGGCCAATTCACCGGCCAGATCGAAGAGCAAAACCCCGAAGAGGCCATGGGCTGGATCACCTCGCGTTACGAGGCATTGGTGGGCAATTGCGGGCAATAA
- the alr gene encoding alanine racemase produces the protein MTTAHLTIDLSAIATNWQALNRLTDCATAAVIKADAYGLGIEQVGPALAAAGARQFFVAAAEEGAALRHVLGPGPEILILSGHMDGDAQLLQQADLVPMINSVDQLLMQVEALPGHHFGVQLDSGMNRLGMEPAEWAALRDIAEAQDLRLVMSHLACADEPDHPMNAAQLASFKEMVQGVEAPLSLAATGGILLGRNYHFDLTRPGVGLYGGLPFVDAAPVVTLDLPVIQIRDVEPGETVGYGNTFVAQRPTRIATVAAGYADGLIRAMGGSATVTCEGQKLPVVGRVSMDMLTIDVTALDHAPAQLQLLGQHQSVDTVAGFAGTIGYEILTSLGARYNRTYIG, from the coding sequence ATGACAACTGCACATCTCACCATCGACCTTTCTGCCATTGCAACCAACTGGCAAGCCCTGAACCGCCTCACAGATTGCGCCACCGCAGCCGTGATCAAGGCGGATGCCTATGGTCTTGGCATCGAACAGGTTGGCCCTGCCCTTGCCGCCGCGGGCGCACGGCAGTTCTTTGTCGCCGCCGCGGAAGAAGGCGCTGCGCTGCGCCACGTGCTTGGCCCCGGCCCGGAGATCCTGATCCTGTCTGGCCACATGGATGGCGACGCACAGCTGTTGCAGCAAGCCGATCTGGTGCCGATGATCAACTCGGTGGATCAATTGCTGATGCAAGTCGAGGCCCTGCCTGGGCACCATTTCGGCGTGCAACTGGACAGCGGCATGAACCGGCTGGGGATGGAGCCCGCCGAATGGGCCGCCCTGCGCGACATTGCAGAGGCACAGGATTTGCGGCTGGTGATGTCGCATCTGGCCTGCGCGGATGAACCGGACCACCCGATGAATGCCGCGCAATTGGCCAGCTTCAAGGAAATGGTTCAAGGGGTTGAGGCACCTTTGTCGCTGGCGGCCACGGGCGGTATCCTGCTGGGCCGGAATTATCATTTTGATCTGACCCGCCCCGGTGTTGGCCTATATGGCGGCCTGCCCTTTGTAGATGCTGCCCCTGTCGTGACGCTTGATCTGCCGGTTATTCAAATCCGAGACGTGGAGCCGGGCGAAACTGTGGGTTATGGCAATACATTTGTTGCGCAGCGGCCAACCCGCATTGCGACCGTTGCCGCAGGTTATGCCGACGGGCTGATCCGCGCCATGGGCGGAAGCGCGACTGTTACCTGCGAGGGACAAAAATTGCCTGTGGTGGGGCGTGTTTCTATGGACATGTTGACCATCGACGTTACTGCGCTGGATCACGCACCAGCGCAATTGCAACTGCTTGGGCAACATCAATCCGTTGATACGGTTGCCGGTTTCGCCGGAACCATCGGGTATGAAATCCTGACCTCGCTTGGGGCGCGGTACAATCGTACCTATATCGGATAA
- the radA gene encoding DNA repair protein RadA has translation MAKSSKTFSCASCGASFNKWSGRCDGCGEWNTIQEDKGISAGPPSKSLGARRGAALELTDLATEEAPPPRSHSGIGELDRVLGGGLVPASAILVGGDPGIGKSTLLLQAAAHFAKNGIKTIYVSGEEASAQVRMRAQRLGLADAPVKLAAETNLRDILTTLDAERPQLAIIDSIQTMWADNVESAPGSVSQVRAASHELTAFAKRTGTSVILVGHVTKEGQIAGPRVVEHMVDTVLYFEGERGHQFRILRSVKNRFGPADEIGVFEMTGHGLSEVTNPSALFLSERGQPAAGSVVFAGIEGTRPVLVELQALVAPSPHSQARRTVVGWDSGRLAMILAVLEARCGIPFAGLDVYLNVAGGMKISEPAADLAVAAALLSAREDVALPAETVVFGEISLSGALRPASQTENRLKEAQKLGFTSAIAPSGGKAVGTSGITLNTMSDLTGFVGEIFGAG, from the coding sequence ATGGCAAAATCGAGCAAGACATTCTCCTGCGCCAGCTGCGGGGCCAGTTTCAACAAATGGTCCGGGCGCTGTGACGGCTGCGGCGAATGGAATACCATTCAAGAAGACAAAGGCATTTCCGCCGGACCGCCCAGCAAATCACTGGGCGCACGTCGCGGTGCGGCGCTGGAACTGACGGATCTGGCCACTGAAGAAGCGCCGCCGCCGCGCAGCCATTCCGGCATTGGCGAGTTGGACCGCGTTTTGGGCGGCGGGCTTGTGCCGGCCTCGGCCATTCTGGTGGGCGGCGATCCAGGCATCGGCAAATCCACCCTGCTTTTGCAGGCCGCGGCGCATTTTGCCAAGAACGGCATCAAGACCATCTATGTCAGCGGCGAAGAGGCCAGCGCACAGGTGCGCATGCGGGCTCAGCGCCTTGGTCTTGCGGATGCGCCGGTGAAACTGGCCGCCGAGACCAACTTGCGCGATATCCTGACGACGCTGGACGCAGAGCGCCCGCAGCTTGCGATCATCGATTCCATTCAGACCATGTGGGCTGACAACGTTGAAAGCGCGCCGGGATCGGTCAGCCAGGTCCGCGCCGCCAGCCATGAATTGACCGCCTTTGCCAAACGCACCGGCACGTCGGTCATTCTGGTAGGCCATGTCACCAAGGAAGGCCAGATCGCAGGCCCGCGCGTCGTGGAACATATGGTCGATACGGTGCTTTATTTCGAAGGCGAGCGTGGCCATCAGTTCCGTATCCTGCGCAGCGTCAAAAACCGCTTTGGTCCCGCCGACGAAATTGGCGTGTTTGAAATGACCGGGCACGGATTGTCCGAAGTGACCAACCCTTCTGCCCTGTTTCTCAGTGAACGTGGTCAACCCGCCGCCGGATCTGTGGTCTTTGCGGGGATCGAGGGCACAAGGCCCGTGTTGGTGGAACTTCAGGCGCTTGTTGCCCCCTCGCCGCATTCGCAGGCGCGCAGAACGGTTGTGGGCTGGGATTCGGGGCGGCTGGCGATGATCCTTGCGGTTCTTGAGGCCCGCTGCGGCATCCCGTTTGCAGGGCTGGATGTATACCTCAACGTGGCAGGCGGCATGAAAATCTCGGAACCTGCCGCAGATCTGGCGGTCGCTGCTGCGCTCCTCAGTGCCAGGGAAGACGTGGCCCTGCCCGCAGAAACTGTTGTTTTTGGCGAGATTAGCCTCTCTGGCGCCCTGCGACCGGCCTCTCAGACCGAAAACAGGTTGAAAGAAGCGCAAAAACTTGGTTTTACCAGCGCCATCGCTCCGTCGGGCGGCAAAGCTGTTGGCACCTCTGGGATCACCCTCAACACAATGAGCGATCTCACCGGGTTTGTTGGCGAAATATTCGGAGCGGGCTGA
- a CDS encoding YjhX family toxin produces the protein MNISKHEQRVLHVLAQGGAIHFERMPNGKINSVSCYTRQGHLLEDCTLPLFDRLKKRRFIKSKGGRPYRVTQQGLACVRAQLDNR, from the coding sequence GTGAACATCTCAAAACACGAACAGCGTGTTTTGCACGTCCTTGCACAGGGCGGCGCAATTCATTTCGAACGTATGCCCAACGGCAAAATCAACAGCGTCAGTTGTTACACACGGCAGGGGCACCTGCTGGAGGACTGTACGCTTCCCCTCTTTGACCGCCTCAAGAAACGGCGGTTCATCAAATCCAAAGGCGGACGCCCCTACCGAGTCACCCAGCAGGGTCTGGCCTGCGTCCGCGCACAACTCGACAACAGATAG
- a CDS encoding GNAT family N-acetyltransferase — protein MTLTITPTRADDIPALRQILDQTELFPPEMLKEMLMPALDGSHPALWLTAHLDGSAIGFSYTEPEMLAEGAWNMLAIAIAPDHQGKGHGADLVRATEAQLRQNAQRLLIVETSGLAAYAATRRFYDTAGYDQEARIRDFWADGDDKVIFRKRL, from the coding sequence ATGACATTAACCATCACACCAACACGCGCCGATGACATCCCTGCCCTTCGGCAAATCCTTGACCAGACCGAGCTTTTTCCGCCTGAGATGCTCAAGGAAATGCTCATGCCTGCTTTGGATGGCAGCCATCCCGCGCTGTGGCTCACTGCACATCTGGACGGCAGCGCCATCGGGTTCAGCTATACCGAACCTGAAATGCTTGCCGAAGGGGCGTGGAACATGCTGGCCATTGCCATCGCACCGGACCATCAGGGCAAAGGGCACGGCGCAGACCTTGTCCGCGCAACAGAAGCGCAGCTGCGCCAAAATGCGCAGCGACTGCTGATTGTGGAAACTTCCGGTTTGGCGGCATATGCCGCTACCCGCCGTTTCTATGACACCGCCGGTTATGACCAAGAGGCCCGCATTAGGGACTTTTGGGCTGATGGCGACGACAAGGTGATCTTTCGCAAACGGCTTTGA
- a CDS encoding paraquat-inducible protein A, which yields MALLKFLNLSLLVLYPIAWTAPLMRAGLLPLFSLSEISVLTGLQSLWASDIFLALLVTVFALFAPYLKTIGLALVQFGWLSERSLPALHVLGKLAMADVFLIALYITLTKGIGLGRIETAWGLYLFTACILASLLISWRTQNLLAKPHPKV from the coding sequence ATGGCACTATTAAAATTCCTCAACCTGTCCTTGCTGGTCCTTTACCCCATTGCATGGACGGCCCCTTTGATGCGGGCAGGCCTGCTGCCGCTGTTTTCGCTGAGTGAAATTTCGGTTCTGACGGGTCTGCAATCACTTTGGGCATCCGACATTTTTCTGGCGCTTCTGGTGACGGTGTTTGCTCTTTTTGCACCATATCTCAAGACGATAGGCCTCGCGCTTGTGCAGTTTGGATGGCTCAGTGAGCGCAGCCTGCCCGCGTTGCACGTGCTGGGAAAACTGGCGATGGCCGATGTGTTCCTGATCGCGCTTTATATCACGCTCACCAAAGGCATCGGGCTGGGCCGGATTGAAACCGCATGGGGGCTCTATCTGTTCACGGCCTGCATTCTGGCATCGCTGCTGATCTCCTGGCGCACCCAGAACCTGTTGGCAAAACCTCACCCTAAAGTGTGA
- a CDS encoding sterol desaturase family protein codes for MLRLSIMFKHPAIWIMALACGLAFVAMIFAGPAWVWLLVPLGIGAQLLNEYNLHRHVFHLDPPRRQWAFDLLYQAHYGHHDFPTNHGLFFVPIWVALPMLAFNFLAVWGIAALFGAADAIWIAVAIVPAGGVLMFMVYEWFHMTAHLNLPKTAVERHVTRLHNQHHFRDFGKWFHVSPGGEIIDRAMGTDIDREALKSQQRMEFIRTLGMSPDDPRLVAARARFADKYGLSTAEITQAARVSG; via the coding sequence ATGTTGCGACTGTCGATCATGTTCAAACATCCCGCGATCTGGATAATGGCGCTGGCCTGCGGGCTGGCCTTTGTTGCGATGATTTTCGCCGGGCCAGCTTGGGTGTGGTTGCTGGTGCCGCTGGGCATCGGGGCGCAATTGTTGAACGAATACAACCTGCACCGCCATGTCTTTCACCTGGATCCGCCGCGCCGCCAATGGGCATTTGATCTGCTCTATCAGGCGCATTACGGCCATCACGATTTCCCAACCAATCACGGGTTGTTCTTTGTGCCGATCTGGGTTGCGCTGCCGATGCTGGCGTTTAATTTCCTTGCGGTCTGGGGGATTGCCGCGCTCTTTGGGGCGGCGGATGCCATCTGGATCGCGGTCGCGATTGTGCCTGCGGGCGGGGTTTTGATGTTTATGGTTTATGAGTGGTTCCATATGACCGCCCATCTGAACCTGCCCAAAACCGCAGTTGAGCGGCATGTGACCCGGCTGCACAATCAACATCATTTCCGCGACTTCGGCAAATGGTTCCATGTCAGCCCTGGCGGCGAGATCATTGACCGCGCCATGGGCACCGATATCGACCGCGAGGCGCTCAAATCGCAACAGCGGATGGAGTTCATCCGCACTCTTGGTATGTCACCGGATGATCCGCGCCTTGTCGCCGCGCGGGCCCGTTTTGCGGACAAATACGGGCTAAGCACGGCGGAAATAACGCAGGCGGCGCGTGTGTCGGGCTAG
- the purF gene encoding amidophosphoribosyltransferase: MPPAHPFDTSYLRDSDDGDKLKEECGVFGVIGVADAANFVALGLHALQHRGQEAGGIVSHHPDAGFQSARRFGYVRDNFTSQDVMETLPGPLAIGHVRYSTSGNKGPTAIRDVQPFFGEFAMGGAAIAHNGNITNAEALRRELIERGSIFQSSSDSECIIHLMARSLQRNIPERMEDALRRVEGAFSIVAMTRTKLIGVRDPLGVRPLVLGKVGDGWALSSETCALDIIGAEFVREIEPGEMVVITSKGLESHFPFRRQPSRFCIFEHVYFSRPDSILGGRSVYETREAIGRELAKESPVEADLVCPVPDSGTPAAIGFSLESGIPYAMGIIRNQYMGRTFIEPTEQIRNMGVRLKLNVNRALIKGKRVILVDDSVVRGTTSRKIKEMILDAGAKEVHFRIASPPTAWPCFYGVDTPQREKLLAATMSEEEMREHLAVDSLKFISLDGLYRAVGETKGRDKKCPQYCDACFSGEYPVTPADQISHGFEMKPAAE, from the coding sequence ATGCCCCCCGCCCATCCCTTTGACACCTCCTATCTGCGCGATAGTGATGATGGTGATAAACTCAAGGAAGAATGCGGGGTGTTCGGCGTGATCGGCGTTGCTGATGCCGCCAATTTTGTCGCCCTCGGCCTGCACGCCTTGCAACACCGCGGCCAAGAGGCCGGCGGCATTGTCAGCCACCATCCTGATGCCGGTTTTCAATCCGCCCGCCGCTTTGGCTATGTGCGGGACAACTTCACCTCGCAGGACGTGATGGAAACCCTGCCTGGCCCGCTGGCCATCGGGCATGTGCGGTATTCCACCTCCGGCAACAAAGGCCCGACCGCGATCCGCGATGTGCAGCCGTTTTTTGGCGAATTTGCCATGGGCGGCGCGGCCATTGCCCATAACGGCAACATCACCAACGCCGAAGCCCTGCGCCGCGAATTGATCGAACGGGGCAGCATTTTTCAATCCTCGTCAGACAGTGAATGCATCATTCACCTGATGGCCCGTTCCCTGCAACGCAACATCCCCGAACGCATGGAAGACGCCCTGCGCCGGGTTGAAGGGGCGTTTTCCATCGTCGCGATGACCCGTACAAAGCTGATCGGTGTGCGTGACCCGCTGGGCGTGCGCCCGCTGGTTCTGGGCAAGGTCGGTGACGGCTGGGCGCTGAGTTCAGAAACCTGCGCGCTGGATATCATCGGCGCAGAATTTGTTCGCGAGATCGAGCCGGGGGAGATGGTCGTTATCACTTCCAAGGGGCTTGAATCGCATTTCCCCTTCCGCCGTCAGCCCTCGCGGTTCTGCATCTTCGAACATGTCTACTTCAGCCGCCCTGACAGCATTCTGGGTGGACGGTCCGTATACGAAACCCGCGAAGCCATTGGCCGCGAACTGGCCAAGGAAAGCCCGGTCGAGGCCGATCTGGTCTGCCCCGTGCCGGACAGTGGCACGCCTGCGGCCATCGGTTTTTCGCTGGAATCCGGCATTCCCTACGCCATGGGGATCATTCGGAACCAATACATGGGCCGCACATTTATTGAGCCGACGGAACAGATCCGCAACATGGGTGTGCGTCTGAAACTGAACGTCAACCGCGCCCTGATCAAGGGCAAGCGGGTGATCCTGGTGGACGACAGCGTGGTGCGCGGCACCACCAGCCGCAAGATCAAGGAAATGATCCTCGATGCCGGCGCCAAGGAGGTGCATTTCCGCATCGCATCGCCGCCCACGGCCTGGCCGTGTTTTTATGGCGTGGACACGCCGCAGCGCGAAAAACTGCTGGCCGCGACCATGTCCGAAGAGGAAATGCGCGAACATCTGGCGGTGGACAGTCTCAAGTTTATCTCGCTTGACGGGCTGTACCGCGCGGTGGGTGAAACAAAGGGGCGCGACAAGAAGTGTCCGCAATATTGCGATGCCTGTTTCTCTGGCGAATATCCGGTCACCCCTGCCGATCAGATCAGCCATGGTTTCGAGATGAAGCCAGCGGCGGAATAG